A stretch of Electrophorus electricus isolate fEleEle1 chromosome 3, fEleEle1.pri, whole genome shotgun sequence DNA encodes these proteins:
- the LOC113571589 gene encoding calglandulin produces the protein MASKLTPEQITEYKGVFEMFDEEGNGDVKTQELERLMSLMGINPTKRELSQMGKDVDKDGKGTFNCNSFLGLMALYHERTKNQDAELRAAFKVFDKEAKGYIDWNTLKYVLMNAGEPLNEEEAEQMMKEADKDGDGTIDYEEFVAMMTGDSFKMS, from the exons ATG GCAAGCAAACTCACCCCTGAGCAGATCACGGAGTATAAAGGTGTGTTTGAGATGTTTGACGAAGAAGGGAATGGCGATGTGAAGACTCAGGAGTTGGAGAGGCTGATGAGTTTGATGGGAATCAACCCAACCAAAAGAGAACTGAGCCAAATGGGTAAAGATGTAGATAAAGATG GCAAAGGCACTTTTAACTGCAACAGCTTCCTGGGTCTTATGGCTCTTTACCATGAGAGAACAAAAAACCAGGATGCTGAACTACGAGCCGCTTTTAAGGTGTTTGATAAGGAGGCTAAGGGCTACATTGACTGGAATACACTGAA GTACGTCCTAATGAATGCTGGTGAACCTCTGAATGAGGAAGAGGCTGAGCAGATGATGAAGGAGGCTGACAAAGATGGTGATGGAACGATTGATTATGAGG AATTTGTTGCCATGATGACAGGAGACTCATTCAAGATGAGCTAA